A stretch of the Mycoplasmoides genitalium G37 genome encodes the following:
- the plsX gene encoding phosphate acyltransferase PlsX → MAFRFAVDCLGFENKPSEAIEAVLKYWSFHQDLNFILIGDEKAFDGLDILPKNITKKLANSFIEMTDTPLSARRKVNSSMQIAINLVREGNADVVISAGSSAVYASLTNDAFGKINKNTKSAFMSYVPTDNNNWFYFLDVGANKYFTGKELYFLGLMADIFVKKTTTKKTPKIGLLNIGTEENKGFDYHQEAFKLLKADKNLNFLGFVESRFLLDGICDILIADGYSGNLVLKAMEGTFKTIARILKRGYKRNPLAGLFSLGIIKSVAKKFDYKNNAGAVVMGLNKLALKTHGSADKQQFLSTIRLAHLSLKSDLINAIKTSLNNYEE, encoded by the coding sequence ATGGCTTTTAGATTTGCAGTTGATTGTTTAGGTTTTGAAAACAAACCTAGTGAAGCAATTGAAGCAGTATTGAAATATTGGAGTTTTCATCAGGACTTAAATTTCATTCTGATCGGTGATGAAAAGGCTTTTGATGGTCTTGATATACTTCCAAAAAATATTACAAAAAAACTTGCTAATTCTTTCATTGAAATGACCGACACTCCACTAAGTGCAAGAAGAAAAGTTAACAGTTCAATGCAAATAGCCATAAACTTAGTTCGTGAAGGTAATGCTGATGTTGTAATTTCAGCAGGCTCTTCAGCAGTTTATGCTTCTTTAACAAATGATGCTTTTGGCAAAATTAATAAAAATACTAAGAGTGCTTTTATGTCTTATGTACCGACAGATAACAATAATTGGTTTTATTTTTTGGATGTTGGAGCTAATAAATATTTCACAGGAAAAGAACTTTATTTTTTAGGTTTAATGGCTGATATTTTTGTTAAAAAAACAACTACAAAAAAAACTCCTAAAATTGGACTATTGAATATAGGAACAGAAGAAAATAAAGGTTTTGATTATCATCAAGAAGCATTTAAGCTTTTAAAAGCTGATAAAAATCTTAACTTTTTAGGATTTGTGGAATCAAGGTTTTTACTGGATGGAATATGTGATATTTTGATAGCTGATGGATATAGCGGCAATTTAGTTTTAAAAGCAATGGAAGGTACTTTTAAAACGATAGCACGGATTCTTAAGAGGGGTTATAAAAGAAATCCTCTTGCTGGCTTATTTAGCTTAGGTATTATCAAAAGTGTAGCCAAAAAATTTGATTACAAAAATAACGCTGGAGCTGTTGTAATGGGTTTAAATAAATTAGCTTTAAAAACTCACGGTTCTGCTGATAAACAACAATTTTTAAGCACGATTAGATTAGCACATCTAAGCTTAAAATCTGATCTTATTAATGCAATTAAAACTTCTTTGAATAACTATGAAGAATAA